One genomic segment of Ricinus communis isolate WT05 ecotype wild-type chromosome 5, ASM1957865v1, whole genome shotgun sequence includes these proteins:
- the LOC8272127 gene encoding MYB-like transcription factor ODO1, whose protein sequence is MGRQPCCDKLGVKKGPWTAEEDKKLINFILTNGQCCWRAVPKLAGLRRCGKSCRLRWTNYLRPDLKRGLLTEAEEQLVIDLHARLGNRWSKIAARLPGRTDNEIKNHWNTHIKKKLLKMGIDPVTHEPFHKEAKTEQISSHADNFLPETTNNMDNNNNNNSQENNDGNVNSSEDNSSSSPHENCCSDESVLLDSICNDETLLNSLWMDEPFLVDASWSHNNDINNNNPPAMENTDMGFPYSSWEDNCTWLLDCQDFGVQDFGFDCYDNSIEFNALEMEDKR, encoded by the exons ATGGGCCGGCAACCTTGCTGTGATAAACTTGGTGTCAAGAAAGGGCCATGGACAGCTGAAGAAGACAAGAAACTCATCAACTTCATTCTCACCAATGGCCAGTGCTGCTGGAGAGCTGTTCCTAAGCTCGCCGGACTCCGGCGATGCGGCAAGAGTTGCCGTCTTCGTTGGACTAATTATCTTCGTCCTGACCTCAAGAGAGGTCTTCTTACAGAAGCAGAAGAACAGTTGGTTATTGATCTCCATGCTCGTCTTGGCAATAG GTGGTCCAAGATTGCGGCTAGATTGCCAGGAAGGACAGACAATGAAATCAAGAATCATTGGAACACCCATATCAAGAAAAAGCTTCTCAAGATGGGAATTGATCCTGTAACACATGAACCTTTCCACAAAGAAGCCAAGACTGAACAAATCTCATCACATGCTGATAATTTTTTGCCGGAAACTACCAATAACATGGacaataacaacaacaacaattcCCAAGAAAATAACGATGGCAACGTTAACTCCTCGGAGGACAATTCAAGCTCATCGCCACATGAAAATTGTTGCAGCGATGAATCAGTTTTATTAGATAGTATTTGCAATGATGAAACTTTATTGAATAGCTTGTGGATGGACGAACCTTTTCTAGTGGACGCATCGTGGAGCCATAACAATgatattaacaataataatccTCCAGCAATGGAAAATACTGATATGGGTTTTCCATATTCATCATGGGAAGATAATTGCACCTGGTTATTGGATTGTCAAGATTTTGGTGTCCAAGATTTTGGATTTGATTGCTACGACAACAGCATCGAATTTAATGCATTAGAGATGGAAGACAAGCGCTAG